A single region of the Gemmata palustris genome encodes:
- a CDS encoding mandelate racemase/muconate lactonizing enzyme family protein has translation MKIVRIEAIPVCVPLKKGMTAKTAHGEHVTSPYVIVKVRTDAGIVGLGEATISGLWSGETQRGTVAVIEEYIAPQLVGKDPRDITAARRAMDFIIKLNPFTKSAVEMALWDIAGKSANVPVYQLLGGKVRDRVRIKLVVWARDVPGSRAMAEQHLALGVTCVKVKTGLDPETDIARVRAVREVTPRHIPVTIDSNCGWTIQQAKYCLRALADIDLLLAEQPIPAGDPAALAELRRDTVTPIMADESVFTLQDAWLLSVHRAADVFSVYPGKHGGIAGTAEIIAVAKAAGLRCTIGSNLELGIGTAAMLHVAAAFPEVDCDTFPADTIGPFYHDGEIITRPLDLGPPYAKIPDGPGLGVELDEAALARFRVG, from the coding sequence ATGAAGATTGTTCGCATCGAAGCGATCCCGGTGTGCGTGCCGCTGAAGAAGGGCATGACCGCGAAGACCGCACACGGGGAGCACGTCACATCGCCCTACGTGATCGTGAAGGTTCGCACGGATGCGGGGATCGTGGGACTCGGCGAAGCGACCATTTCCGGGCTGTGGTCCGGTGAGACGCAGCGCGGGACGGTCGCGGTCATTGAGGAATACATCGCGCCGCAACTCGTCGGCAAAGACCCGCGCGACATCACCGCCGCGCGCCGGGCGATGGACTTCATCATCAAGCTGAACCCGTTCACGAAGTCCGCGGTGGAGATGGCCCTGTGGGACATCGCGGGCAAGTCCGCGAACGTCCCCGTGTACCAGCTTCTGGGTGGGAAGGTACGCGACCGCGTGCGCATCAAACTTGTCGTGTGGGCACGCGACGTTCCCGGTTCGCGGGCGATGGCGGAACAGCACCTCGCGCTCGGCGTGACGTGTGTGAAGGTGAAGACCGGGCTCGACCCGGAAACCGACATCGCTCGGGTGCGAGCGGTGCGCGAAGTGACCCCGCGCCACATTCCGGTTACGATCGATTCCAATTGCGGTTGGACGATTCAGCAGGCGAAATACTGCCTACGTGCGCTCGCGGACATCGATCTCCTGCTCGCGGAACAGCCCATTCCCGCGGGCGACCCTGCGGCACTTGCTGAACTCCGGCGCGATACGGTCACGCCCATTATGGCGGACGAGAGCGTGTTCACGCTTCAGGATGCCTGGTTACTGAGCGTTCACCGCGCCGCGGACGTCTTCAGCGTGTACCCGGGCAAGCACGGCGGGATCGCGGGCACGGCCGAGATCATCGCGGTCGCGAAGGCGGCCGGGCTCCGCTGCACGATCGGGAGCAACCTGGAACTCGGCATCGGCACCGCGGCAATGCTGCACGTCGCGGCCGCGTTCCCGGAAGTCGATTGCGACACGTTCCCGGCCGACACCATCGGCCCGTTCTACCACGACGGCGAAATCATCACGCGCCCGCTCGACCTCGGCCCACCTTACGCGAAGATTCCGGACGGTCCGGGGCTCGGCGTCGAACTCGACGAAGCGGCCCTCGCCCGGTTCCGCGTCGGCTGA
- a CDS encoding TIGR02996 domain-containing protein produces the protein MFTLEDKAFIRTILANPSELTAWLVYADWLDEHDNPLHAEFLRLEVRRGQLRNTDPEWYTVEARLRELRTALDPNWVAVFDRPKIENCEAVFQFKCPKRWESLKVINDPAVRHCSACQKNVYYCHTLPEAQDRARLGHCVAVQLDVLRYPGDLMPRRQALDDMLSELYPPNDGMLVGLIYEEPEPEAVPRRPWWKFW, from the coding sequence ATGTTCACGCTCGAGGACAAAGCGTTCATTCGGACCATCCTGGCGAACCCGTCCGAACTGACCGCGTGGCTCGTCTACGCCGACTGGCTCGACGAACACGACAACCCGCTCCACGCCGAGTTTCTCAGACTGGAAGTGCGCCGCGGACAGCTCCGCAACACGGACCCGGAGTGGTACACCGTGGAAGCACGGCTCCGGGAACTCCGCACCGCGCTCGATCCGAATTGGGTCGCGGTCTTCGACCGGCCGAAAATCGAAAACTGCGAGGCCGTGTTCCAGTTCAAGTGCCCCAAACGGTGGGAAAGCCTGAAGGTCATCAACGATCCGGCGGTTCGGCACTGTAGCGCCTGTCAAAAAAATGTGTATTACTGCCACACTCTACCGGAAGCGCAGGATCGCGCGCGCCTGGGGCACTGCGTCGCGGTCCAACTCGACGTGTTACGCTACCCCGGCGACCTGATGCCCAGGCGCCAAGCACTTGATGACATGCTCTCGGAACTGTATCCACCTAACGATGGGATGCTTGTAGGGCTCATCTACGAAGAACCCGAACCCGAAGCAGTACCGCGCCGACCGTGGTGGAAATTCTGGTGA
- a CDS encoding ABC transporter ATP-binding protein, translating into MAEDLVVETRSLTKVYRDFWGRKKKTALNALDLKIHKGEIFGLLGPNGSGKTTTIKLLLGLLFPTSGDAFVFGEPAAKVEKNERIGYLPEESYLYRFLNAEETLDFYGRLFNIDPDTRKRRAAELIERVGLGADKKRILKEYSKGMRQRIGLAQALINDPDLVILDEPTSGLDPLGTRWMKDLILDLKAKGKTVLMCSHRLEDVQDVCGRIAILYNGDLQTLGKVSTLVEDAVRLEVRASGVKESPELRADLEAVFKKHGGSMETVGHPSSTLEELFLRVIEESRARPGRRYLPPEEATRNTAVPPASAPPVTATAPAAPASPPPAPAQQQQHQNQGKKNKKKR; encoded by the coding sequence ATGGCCGAAGACCTCGTCGTTGAAACCCGCAGCCTCACGAAAGTGTACCGCGACTTCTGGGGTCGCAAGAAAAAGACCGCGCTCAACGCCCTCGACCTCAAGATCCACAAGGGCGAAATCTTCGGCCTCCTCGGGCCCAACGGGTCCGGCAAAACCACCACCATCAAGCTGCTCCTCGGGCTGCTGTTCCCCACGAGCGGCGACGCCTTCGTGTTTGGCGAACCGGCCGCGAAGGTCGAGAAGAACGAGCGCATCGGCTACCTGCCGGAAGAATCCTACCTGTACCGGTTCCTCAACGCCGAAGAGACGCTCGATTTCTACGGCCGGCTCTTCAACATCGACCCGGACACCCGCAAGCGCCGGGCGGCCGAACTCATCGAGCGCGTCGGGCTGGGCGCGGACAAGAAGCGCATCCTGAAGGAATACTCGAAGGGCATGCGGCAGCGCATCGGGCTGGCCCAGGCGCTCATCAACGACCCGGACCTCGTGATCCTCGACGAACCCACGTCCGGCCTCGACCCGCTCGGCACCCGGTGGATGAAGGACCTGATCCTCGACCTGAAGGCGAAGGGCAAGACCGTCCTGATGTGCTCGCACCGCCTCGAGGACGTGCAGGACGTGTGCGGGCGGATCGCGATTCTGTACAACGGCGACTTGCAAACGCTCGGCAAGGTGTCCACGCTCGTCGAGGACGCGGTGCGGCTCGAAGTGCGCGCCAGCGGGGTCAAGGAGTCGCCGGAACTGCGGGCGGACCTGGAAGCCGTGTTCAAGAAGCACGGCGGCTCGATGGAAACGGTCGGGCACCCGTCCAGCACGCTGGAAGAGCTGTTCTTGCGGGTCATCGAAGAGTCGCGTGCCCGCCCCGGTCGGCGCTACCTGCCGCCCGAAGAGGCGACCCGTAATACCGCGGTCCCTCCGGCTTCCGCTCCGCCGGTGACCGCGACCGCGCCGGCGGCCCCGGCATCGCCCCCGCCCGCACCGGCGCAACAACAGCAGCACCAAAACCAGGGCAAGAAGAACAAGAAGAAGCGATAG
- a CDS encoding ABC transporter permease, with protein MSSALFGILQLDRGDPYGYAQVAGLLQAWLQDAGGFAAVGLVVYLIYALTTPTDKSESERLRVPVSKWMLLMGAISLVCYVALGVLIFLNRGALPPAPVPQPGEAVRIDPPAWHRELQPMVLMVAGLFALLGLGEPFARDLFKILRRNVSFNTSGARRFGGTLSTYSAELLTRNRAIALAGALGLYAVVGVLLFAIGVPRLTGIWTWLLAVSAGVFLAALALLMLFEAEGPVWAIAKLSFKEAVRRQLLWVFLIILLPFLFPVQWFVQVKAADELRTTTMFLTVVLSVLVLVPAGLLAGFGIPDDIKNLNIFTVVSKPVERFEIVLGRFIGYSALMTLVLFALTGVSVVLITNTAISEKAREETYKARVPHRGKLEFKSMRAEDRQEKKDFDGTNVGREFDYRRYIAGHEKSPQRAIWKFAAVPGEMEHAQGDKVPVEFTFDVFRMTKGEQDKGVMVNFTFVTQNAPLRQPTKDEGAEWQWVDTARRDQYLARAEEFRRQGFQIDRAAPGDPAWAKVNELAEEFGFFEYKGKPVFDYAVMGIEVPAGLFRNANNPKAQPGKDERGQPLPRLSILVKCESEGQLLGMAEPDLYLLQNEMPYAVNFFKGMVGLWCRLCLVIGVAVAASTYLSGILAFLATGLIYITGFFTDHLNDLATGRNIGGPFQSMAQIVKAEQSTTPVSDTASARTLMLADKFAAWLFRRIQNVIPDIDSFSWGHFVSEGFNISTEYLVVNVLVTFGYLIPWAILAYYLMKSREVAA; from the coding sequence ATGTCGTCGGCGCTGTTCGGCATTCTGCAACTGGACCGGGGCGACCCCTACGGGTACGCACAAGTGGCCGGGCTGCTCCAGGCGTGGCTCCAGGACGCGGGCGGGTTCGCGGCCGTCGGGCTCGTCGTGTACCTCATCTACGCCCTGACCACGCCCACGGACAAGTCCGAGTCCGAGCGGCTCCGCGTGCCGGTGTCGAAGTGGATGCTGCTGATGGGCGCCATCAGCCTCGTCTGCTACGTGGCCCTGGGCGTGCTGATATTCCTGAACCGCGGCGCGCTGCCCCCGGCCCCGGTCCCGCAGCCGGGCGAGGCGGTGCGGATCGACCCGCCCGCGTGGCACCGCGAGCTGCAGCCGATGGTCCTCATGGTCGCGGGGCTGTTCGCCCTGCTCGGGCTCGGTGAGCCGTTCGCACGCGACCTGTTCAAGATCCTCCGGCGCAACGTCTCGTTCAACACCTCCGGCGCGCGGCGCTTCGGCGGCACCCTCAGCACGTACTCCGCCGAACTGCTCACCCGCAACCGCGCCATCGCGCTGGCCGGGGCGCTCGGGCTGTACGCGGTGGTCGGCGTGCTGCTGTTCGCCATCGGGGTCCCGCGCCTCACGGGCATCTGGACGTGGCTCCTCGCCGTGAGCGCGGGCGTGTTTCTCGCGGCCCTCGCGCTGCTCATGCTGTTCGAGGCGGAAGGCCCGGTGTGGGCGATCGCGAAACTGAGCTTCAAGGAAGCCGTCCGGCGCCAGTTGCTCTGGGTGTTCCTCATCATCCTGTTGCCGTTCTTGTTCCCGGTGCAGTGGTTCGTGCAGGTCAAAGCGGCCGACGAGTTGCGCACGACGACCATGTTCCTCACGGTCGTGTTGAGCGTCCTGGTGCTGGTCCCGGCCGGGCTGCTCGCCGGGTTCGGCATCCCCGACGACATCAAGAACCTGAACATCTTCACCGTCGTGTCGAAGCCCGTGGAGCGGTTCGAGATCGTGCTCGGCCGGTTCATCGGGTACTCGGCCCTCATGACGCTCGTGCTCTTCGCCCTGACCGGCGTGAGCGTCGTGCTCATTACCAACACGGCGATCTCGGAAAAGGCCCGGGAGGAAACGTACAAGGCCCGGGTGCCGCACCGCGGGAAGCTCGAGTTCAAGAGCATGCGGGCCGAGGACCGGCAGGAAAAGAAGGACTTCGACGGCACCAACGTGGGCCGCGAGTTCGACTACCGCCGGTACATCGCCGGGCACGAGAAGTCGCCCCAGCGGGCCATCTGGAAGTTCGCGGCGGTGCCGGGCGAAATGGAGCACGCCCAGGGCGACAAGGTGCCCGTCGAGTTCACCTTCGACGTGTTCCGCATGACCAAGGGCGAGCAGGACAAGGGCGTGATGGTCAACTTCACGTTCGTCACCCAGAACGCCCCGCTGCGCCAGCCGACCAAGGACGAGGGGGCCGAGTGGCAGTGGGTGGACACGGCCCGCCGGGACCAGTACCTCGCCCGCGCCGAGGAGTTCCGGCGCCAGGGGTTCCAGATCGACCGGGCCGCCCCGGGCGACCCGGCGTGGGCCAAGGTGAACGAGCTCGCCGAGGAGTTCGGGTTCTTCGAGTACAAGGGCAAGCCGGTCTTCGACTACGCCGTCATGGGGATCGAGGTCCCCGCCGGGCTGTTCCGCAACGCGAACAACCCGAAGGCCCAGCCGGGCAAGGACGAGAGGGGCCAGCCGCTCCCGCGCCTCTCGATCCTCGTGAAGTGCGAGAGCGAGGGGCAGCTCCTGGGCATGGCCGAGCCGGACCTGTACCTGCTCCAGAACGAGATGCCCTACGCGGTCAACTTCTTCAAGGGCATGGTGGGGCTGTGGTGCCGCCTGTGCCTCGTGATCGGGGTCGCGGTCGCGGCCAGCACGTACCTGAGCGGCATCCTCGCGTTCCTGGCCACCGGGCTCATCTACATCACCGGGTTCTTCACCGACCACCTGAACGACCTGGCCACGGGCCGGAACATCGGCGGCCCGTTCCAGAGCATGGCGCAGATCGTGAAGGCCGAGCAGTCCACGACCCCGGTGTCCGACACCGCCTCCGCGCGGACGCTCATGCTCGCCGACAAGTTCGCCGCGTGGCTGTTCCGCCGCATCCAGAACGTGATCCCGGACATCGACTCGTTCAGTTGGGGGCACTTCGTCTCCGAGGGGTTCAACATCAGCACCGAGTACCTGGTGGTGAACGTCCTCGTCACCTTCGGGTACCTGATCCCCTGGGCGATCCTGGCGTACTACCTGATGAAGTCCCGCGAAGTGGCCGCGTAA
- a CDS encoding PIG-L deacetylase family protein yields MNRTALCVLAHPDDAEFLCAGTLARLKKEHGWAIHVATMTPGDCGSAEHGPDEIARIRRAEGKAAAEAIGAIYHCLEERDLRVIYSENALEKVTRLVNAVAAQVVFTHSPDDYHLDHEQTSKIVRAATFAAPIPNFLHGRHLHPPVAHIPHLFYCDPLEGSDAFGRPIVPGFRIDISAVIADKARMLECHESQRAWLRAHHGVDNLVDSMREWGAAQGAHAGVPFAEGYRQHLGHSYPKNNVLADLLGSV; encoded by the coding sequence ATGAACCGTACCGCTCTCTGCGTCCTCGCGCACCCCGACGACGCAGAGTTCCTCTGCGCCGGCACGCTCGCCCGCTTGAAGAAAGAACACGGCTGGGCGATTCACGTCGCGACCATGACCCCCGGCGACTGCGGGTCCGCCGAGCACGGGCCGGACGAGATCGCGCGCATCCGGCGCGCGGAGGGCAAAGCCGCGGCCGAAGCCATCGGCGCGATTTACCACTGCCTCGAGGAGCGCGACCTGCGGGTGATTTACTCCGAAAACGCGCTCGAAAAAGTCACGCGGCTCGTCAACGCGGTCGCGGCACAAGTGGTGTTCACGCACAGCCCGGACGACTACCACCTGGACCACGAGCAGACGAGCAAAATCGTGCGCGCGGCGACGTTCGCGGCCCCGATCCCGAACTTCCTGCACGGGCGCCACTTGCACCCGCCGGTCGCGCACATCCCGCACCTCTTTTACTGCGACCCGCTCGAGGGGAGCGACGCCTTCGGGCGCCCGATCGTGCCCGGGTTCCGCATCGACATCAGTGCGGTGATCGCGGACAAGGCGCGGATGCTGGAGTGCCACGAGAGCCAGCGCGCGTGGTTGCGGGCGCACCACGGGGTGGACAATCTGGTGGACTCGATGCGGGAATGGGGCGCGGCACAAGGCGCGCACGCGGGCGTCCCCTTCGCCGAGGGTTACCGCCAGCACCTGGGCCACAGTTACCCCAAAAACAACGTCCTCGCGGACCTGCTCGGGAGCGTCTGA
- a CDS encoding Tex-like N-terminal domain-containing protein — MTPSDPTTNVPADSSAPATDVAPAQPTEPEPGPPAESAAAPAVESAAPAEPVGEGTAPAAPPPAHREPALPAQPVPDVPPAPQPHDLSRIAQDLQIRKAQVEAVVQLLDDENTVPFITRYRKERTGGLNEDVIRRIQDRVTNLRGLTDRKRTILKSIAFQGKLNDALTQALLAAESPKRLEDLYLPFKPKKKSLATEAREKGLGPLAEAIFNRDPAVDKLDEVVQGLVDPDKWLLNTDDVMAGVRNILADTIADFAEVRGPLRAFSWDTGVLVSVRGESVPESKGKEYEPYFDFREPVKDIPPHRVLAINRGEKAGVLKVRIDTDPAMGLEITTYHLGLADHPHRGLMLEVAKDALERLLKPSLEREIRRELTDRAQEHAVMVFAKNLRSLLLQPPLRGRKVLAVDPGIRTGCKLAVLDETGKLLEDAVIYPHGQKKNATDAKRKMEQLVRKHQLSVIAIGNGTGCRDTEQLVADLISDLAHRRLNPVPDAPQASTLAPEAPAAPPPVAHEPVLAPVVTAAPAATTLDSEAPAVSTEAVTLSSEAPTALVPAETTTTHAEAAPAAGETLTTGEPASASVPVAPAAPAVPPPPPISLEGLSDAPEDLAYVIVIEAGASDYSASPVAREEFPDLDATTRGTISIGRRLQDPLAELVKIDPQHIGVGLYQHDVKPKFLKESLEGVIESSVNQVGVELNTASVPLLRHVSGLNQLVAREIVTYREKQGPFASREQLLQVPGLGEKRFTQAAGFLKLPDGPDPLDSTWIHPESYPLARQVLADFGFAPADLRDRSKVEELRAKLNGVNLPEVAARLNVGEPTLDDVFAALARPGRDPREDLPPPIFKTGVLRLEDITQGMELKGTVLNVVPFGAFVDIGLKESGLVHISQMANRYIKSPYDVVSVGDVVTVWVMDVKAGEKKISLSMIPPGQERRPQERGGPARGGRADGPPPREREQREPRGDRPRGDRPAPQPQDQRERPPQPARDDRGGNRGGYPQRGGFQPRQGQGQGQGGRFNNRGPGPNAPGNTNPPAGAQPAEQVQPQPPKKPGKPKPLPNLTPEKKAGKAALNTFGELLAFFKPPEPEAPKEAPKAEEPKPAPPPEAKAEEPKPEEPKADSGQN; from the coding sequence ATGACCCCGTCCGACCCGACGACCAACGTGCCCGCCGATTCTTCTGCCCCCGCCACCGACGTCGCCCCGGCGCAACCGACCGAACCCGAGCCGGGTCCGCCGGCCGAGAGCGCTGCGGCGCCGGCGGTCGAGAGCGCCGCGCCCGCGGAGCCGGTGGGCGAAGGCACGGCCCCCGCGGCCCCGCCGCCCGCGCACCGCGAACCGGCCCTGCCCGCTCAGCCGGTGCCGGACGTGCCGCCGGCCCCGCAACCGCACGACCTCTCGCGCATCGCGCAGGACCTGCAGATCCGCAAGGCGCAGGTCGAGGCCGTCGTCCAACTGCTCGACGACGAGAACACGGTCCCGTTCATCACGCGCTACCGCAAGGAGCGCACCGGCGGGCTGAACGAAGACGTCATCCGCCGCATCCAGGACCGCGTCACGAACCTGCGGGGCCTCACCGACCGCAAGCGCACGATCCTGAAGAGCATCGCGTTCCAGGGGAAGTTGAACGACGCGCTCACCCAGGCCCTCCTCGCGGCCGAGTCCCCCAAGCGCCTCGAAGACCTGTACCTGCCGTTCAAGCCCAAGAAGAAGTCGCTCGCGACCGAGGCCCGCGAAAAGGGCCTGGGGCCGCTCGCCGAGGCGATCTTCAACCGCGACCCGGCCGTCGACAAGCTGGACGAGGTCGTTCAGGGGCTGGTGGACCCGGACAAGTGGCTGCTGAACACCGACGACGTGATGGCCGGGGTGCGGAACATCCTCGCCGACACGATCGCCGACTTCGCCGAAGTGCGCGGGCCGCTCCGCGCGTTCTCGTGGGACACCGGCGTCCTCGTCTCCGTCCGGGGCGAGAGCGTCCCGGAGAGTAAGGGCAAAGAGTACGAGCCGTACTTCGACTTCCGCGAACCGGTCAAGGACATCCCGCCGCACCGCGTGCTCGCGATCAACCGCGGCGAGAAGGCCGGCGTCCTGAAGGTCCGCATCGACACCGACCCGGCAATGGGCCTGGAGATCACGACCTACCACCTGGGGCTCGCGGACCACCCGCACCGCGGGCTGATGCTCGAGGTCGCCAAGGACGCGCTCGAGCGCCTGCTGAAGCCGAGCCTCGAGCGCGAGATCCGCCGCGAGCTCACCGACCGCGCCCAGGAGCACGCGGTCATGGTGTTCGCGAAGAACCTCCGCAGCCTGCTGCTGCAGCCGCCGCTCCGCGGCCGCAAGGTGCTCGCCGTGGACCCGGGCATCCGCACCGGGTGCAAGCTCGCGGTGCTGGACGAGACCGGCAAGTTGCTCGAAGACGCGGTGATCTACCCGCACGGCCAGAAGAAGAACGCGACCGACGCCAAGCGGAAGATGGAGCAGCTCGTCCGCAAGCACCAGCTCTCCGTCATCGCGATCGGCAACGGGACCGGGTGCCGCGACACGGAACAGCTCGTCGCGGACCTGATCTCGGACCTCGCGCACCGGCGCCTGAACCCCGTGCCGGACGCGCCGCAAGCGTCCACGCTGGCCCCCGAAGCGCCCGCCGCGCCGCCCCCGGTCGCCCACGAACCCGTGCTCGCGCCGGTCGTGACGGCCGCGCCCGCGGCGACGACGCTCGATTCCGAAGCGCCCGCGGTATCAACGGAAGCCGTTACGCTCTCGTCCGAAGCGCCGACCGCCCTCGTCCCGGCCGAAACGACCACCACGCACGCCGAAGCCGCGCCGGCCGCCGGCGAGACGCTGACGACCGGCGAACCCGCGTCCGCGTCGGTGCCCGTCGCGCCTGCCGCGCCCGCGGTTCCCCCGCCGCCCCCGATCTCGCTCGAGGGGCTATCGGACGCCCCGGAAGACCTCGCTTATGTGATCGTCATCGAAGCCGGCGCGAGCGACTACTCGGCCAGCCCGGTGGCCCGCGAAGAGTTCCCCGACCTCGACGCGACCACGCGCGGCACCATCAGCATCGGGCGCCGGCTCCAGGACCCGCTCGCGGAACTGGTGAAGATCGACCCGCAGCACATCGGCGTCGGGCTGTACCAGCACGACGTGAAGCCGAAGTTCCTGAAGGAATCGCTCGAGGGCGTGATCGAGTCGAGCGTGAACCAAGTAGGCGTCGAGCTGAACACCGCGAGCGTGCCGCTCCTGCGCCACGTGTCCGGGTTGAACCAGTTGGTGGCGCGCGAGATCGTCACCTACCGCGAGAAGCAGGGGCCGTTCGCCAGCCGCGAGCAGCTCCTTCAGGTGCCCGGGCTGGGCGAAAAGCGGTTCACCCAGGCCGCCGGGTTCCTCAAACTGCCCGACGGCCCGGACCCGCTCGACAGCACGTGGATCCACCCGGAAAGCTACCCGCTCGCGCGCCAGGTGCTCGCGGACTTCGGGTTCGCGCCCGCGGACCTGCGCGACCGGTCGAAGGTCGAAGAGCTCCGCGCCAAACTGAACGGCGTGAACCTGCCCGAAGTCGCGGCCCGGCTGAACGTCGGCGAACCGACGCTCGACGACGTGTTCGCGGCGCTCGCGCGCCCCGGGCGCGACCCGCGCGAGGACCTGCCCCCGCCGATCTTCAAGACGGGCGTGCTGCGCCTCGAGGACATCACCCAGGGCATGGAGCTGAAGGGCACCGTGCTCAACGTGGTGCCGTTCGGGGCGTTCGTGGACATCGGGCTGAAGGAGAGCGGGCTCGTTCACATCAGCCAGATGGCGAACCGCTACATCAAGAGCCCCTACGACGTGGTTTCGGTCGGCGACGTCGTCACCGTGTGGGTGATGGACGTGAAGGCCGGCGAGAAGAAGATCTCGCTGTCGATGATCCCGCCGGGCCAGGAACGGCGCCCGCAAGAGCGCGGCGGCCCGGCCCGCGGCGGGCGCGCGGACGGCCCGCCCCCACGCGAGCGCGAGCAGCGGGAGCCGCGCGGCGACCGGCCCCGGGGCGATCGGCCCGCGCCGCAACCACAGGACCAGCGCGAGCGCCCGCCGCAACCGGCGCGCGACGATCGCGGCGGGAACCGGGGAGGGTACCCGCAACGCGGCGGGTTCCAACCGCGACAAGGTCAGGGGCAGGGCCAGGGCGGACGGTTCAACAACCGCGGTCCGGGTCCGAACGCGCCGGGGAACACTAACCCGCCGGCCGGTGCTCAGCCCGCGGAGCAGGTTCAACCCCAGCCGCCCAAGAAACCGGGCAAGCCCAAACCGCTGCCGAACCTGACGCCCGAAAAGAAGGCCGGTAAAGCGGCGCTGAACACCTTCGGCGAACTGCTCGCGTTCTTCAAACCGCCGGAGCCGGAAGCGCCCAAAGAAGCGCCGAAGGCCGAGGAGCCGAAACCGGCACCGCCCCCCGAAGCGAAAGCCGAGGAGCCGAAGCCGGAAGAACCCAAGGCCGACAGCGGCCAGAACTGA